Sequence from the Deinococcus radiotolerans genome:
TGCGGGGCGGCGTGGTCCGCGCGACCCTCCTGGCGCCTACGCGCCTGCCGCTCGAAGAGTTCCAGGCGGCCCTGGACGGCGCGCCGCACCGGGCGGACGCCGCGCCGGACGGCCTCGCGCTGCTGCGGGCGGGGCTGGATCACGGCGCGCGGGACTGGGCGCTGGCGTACCTGTAAGGTCGGGACGAGGCGGGGCGCGGTCTGCGGTGGATTCCGGGGCCGCGCTGCACTGTTTCGTCTGTAACCGGCGTGTGACGCCCGGCGCATAGGGTGGGCGGGTCAGTCTCAACTCGTTCTCCCGGCGGCACGCGCCGGAACCTCTGTCGTTCCGTTGCCAGGGCGCGCCGCGCCCACTTCCCGTGAGGTCCGTCATGAATCGCGCCGCCCTGCTGTCTTTGCCGCTCCTGCTGGCTGCCTGCGCGCAGGCTCCGTCCTCTCCCCTGTCGTCCCCACTGCACGCTCAGGCGACCGGTACTACGACCACCGGCAGCGCGACGGGGGCAGGCGTGACCCGCAACTACACGCTGTACACGCCCACGGCCGGGGCGGGTGCGGCGCGGCCCCTAGTGGTCATGTTGCACGGCTGCACGCAGTCCCCGGCGGATTTCGCGGCGGGCACGCGCATGAACGACCTCGCGGACACGCAGGGGTTCTTGGTCGTGTACCCGGAGCAGCCGTCGAGCGCCAACCAGAACAAGTGCTGGAACTGGTTCGATCCGGCGCATCAGGCGCGCGGGCAGGGGGAACCGGCGGCGATCAAGGCGGTCGTGGACGCCGTGAAGGGCAAGGTGAACGTGGACGCCGCGCGGGTGTACGTGGCGGGCCTGTCGGCAGGCGCAGCCATGAGCGTGATCATGGGGGCCACGTACCCGGACGTGTTCAGCGGCATCGGCGTCGCGTCGGGACTGGAGTTCAAGGCGGCCACGAGTTCCTCGGCGGCGTTCACGGCGATGAACAGCGGCGGGCCGAACCCGGACGCGCAGGGGACGGCGGCGTACGCCGCGATGGGGACCTTCAAGCGGACGGTGCGGACCATCGTGTTCCATGGCAGCAGCGATTACACGGTGTACCCGGTGAACGGCGATCAGGTGGCGGCGCAGTGGGTGCAGACGAACGACCTCGCGGACGACGGGCAGGACAACGGCAGCCGCAGCACGGCGCAGGTGACGACGCGTTCGGGCACGGTCAGCGGAGGCCGGGCGTACAGCGTGAAGACCTTCGCGGGCGGCGTGGTCGAGCAGTGGTCGGTGACCGGCATGGGGCACGCCTGGAGTGGCGGGAGTACCGCCGGGTCGTACACGGATCCGAAAGGGCCGGACGCAAGCGCGGAGCTGTGGCGTTTCTTCAGCGCCGGGACGTCGGGTGGGGGCGGCACGGCGCCGGACACGACCGCGCCGGTCGTGAGCGTGTCGCCCGCGCCGGGCACGTACGTGGGGCCGCTGACGGTCACGCTGTCCCTGAACGAGCCGGGCACGGTGTACGCCACCACGGACGGCAGCGACCCGGCCAGTAGTGCCACGCGGGTGACGCTGGCGGGCGGCGGGAGCGTCACGCTGGTGGGCAGCGGCACGGTGCGGGCGTCCGCGGTGGACACGGCGGGGAACGCGTCGGCCCCGCAGGCGTACGCGTACACGCTGACGGCCGCGCCGGACACGGCGGTGTCGTTCAGTTCGGTGGCGGCGCAGGACGGGTACGTGGCGGCGAACACGCCGTCCGCCACGACCGGCGGGTACGTGGTGGCGTCGGGTGGGATCGGCGTGGGGGACAACGCGGACGCCCCGTGGAAGAGCGTGCTGTCGTTCGACACGTCCAGCCTGCCGGACGGCGCGACCGTGACCGGCGCGACCCTGACGGTACGCTACAGCTTCGCGCCGAACGGGAACCCCTGGGCGGGCGGCGCCACGCTGGGGGTCGACGTGCGGAGCGGCTGCCTGGGCGCCACCTGCGCGCTGGGCACGGACGACTTCGCGGCGGCCGTCACGGCGGCAGGTGTCGCCTCCTTCGCGGCCCCTGCGGGCACGGCGGCGGGCACCACCCTCAGCGCGCCGCTGAACGCCTCTGGGCTCGCGGCAATCAACCGGGCGGGCAGCACGCAGCTGCGCCTCGCCTTCACGGGCGGCACGGCGCGCAGCAACGGCCTGAGCGACTACCTCACGCTGGGCGAAGGCACGCAGGTCACGCTGAACGTCACGTACCGCTGACCTCCACGGGAAAGGGGCGCCGGTGCGGTTCAATCCGCGGCCGGCGCCCCTCTGCGTTGCCGGTTCAGTCGGCGGCGTCCCCCTGCGCGTACTGGAGGCGGTGCAGGCGGGCGTAGTAGCCGCCCTTGTCGAGCAGCTGGCGGTGGCTGCCCTGCTCGACGATGCGGCCCTTGCGCATCACGACGATGCGGTCGCAGTGTTCGATGGTGCTGAGGCGGTGGGCGATGATGATGCTGGTACGGCCGCGCATGACGCGTTCCAGCGCGGCCTGGATGCGCAGTTCGGTCTCGGTGTCCACGTTGGCGGTGGCCTCGTCAAGGACGAGCAGGATGTCCGGGTTCTGGATCAGCGCGCGGGCGAAGGCCAGCAGCTGCTTCTGCCCGGTGGACAGGGTCGCGCCGCGTTCGCGCACCTCGGTCTGGTAGCCGTGTTCGAGGCTGAGGATGTAGTCGTGTACGCCGACGTAGCGGCAGGCTTCCACGACGCGCTCGTGGGGAATCTCGGGGTTGTTCAACGTGAGGTTGCTCTCGATGGTGCCCGCGAACAGGAACACATCCTGCAGTACGACGCCCACGTGTTTGCGCAGGTCGTGCTGCTGTAGGTCGCGGACGTTCAAGCCGTCCACCTTCACCGCGCCGCGCTGCACGTCGTAGAAGCGGCTGACCAGGGCGGTGACGCTGGTCTTGCCCGCGCCGGTCGCGCCGACCAGAGCGACGCTCTCGCCGGGCTGGATGTCGAGGTCAATGCCGCGCAGGATCCAGCGGTCGTCGGTGTCGGCGGTGCTCTCGCTGACGTCCTGGTCGTACGCGAACCAGACCTGGTCGAAGGTGACGCGGCCCTGGAAGTCCGGCAGCGTCTGCGCGCCGGGCTTGTCCTGGATGGCTTCCTCGGTGTCGAGCACGCCGAAGATGCGTTCGCTGCTGGCCATGGCCGCCTGGAGGTTGTTGAACACGTCCGCGAGGTCCTGGATGGGCTGGAACAGCTGCTGCGAGAGCTGCACGAACGCGAACAGCGTCCCGACCGTGATGGCCCCGGCGACCACGCCGTCCACGCCGAGAATCTGCCGGGCGGCGAAGTACAGGATCAGCGCCACGGCGACCTGGCCGAGCACGGCCACGACGGGCATGAACAGCGAGAACCACTTGACGCTGTTCTCGTTCGCGCTCAGCAGGGCGCGGTTGCTGAGGTTGAAGTCCAGCGCGCTGCGTTTCTGCCGGCCGAACAGCTGCACGGTGAGCATGCCGGTGATGTTCTCGTTCAGTTTGCTGTTCACGATGGCCTGCTGGGTGCGGGTCACGCGGAACGAGTCGCGCAGGCGGGTCTGGAAGAAGCGGGTGGCGAGGAACAGGACCGGCAGCACCGTGAACGAGATCAGCGCCAGGCGCCAGTTCACGCTGAGCATGATCACGACGTACACGACAATGATGAAGGTGCTCTGGATCAGGCTGACCAGACCGCCGGTGATGAACTGGTTGATGGCGTCCACGTCGCTGGTCACGCGGGTGATCAGGCGCCCAACGGGGTTCTGGTCGAAGTACGCGAGGTGCAGCCGCTGGAGCTTGCCGAACACGTCGGCGCGGATGTCGCGCAGGACGTTCTGGCCCAGGTAGCCGATGGTCAGGACGAACCCGTACTGCAGCGCGAACTCCACGACCTTCAGGCCCATGTAGGCCAGGGCGGTGGTGGTCAGGCCGCTCAGGAGGGCGTCGCGGCTGGTGGCCTGCCCCTGCGCGAGGGGCGAGAGGTACGCGTCGATGGCGTGCCGCTGGATCAGCGCGAACAGCGGTGAGGCCAGTGAGATCAGCAGGGCCAGCAGCACCCCGCCGATCACGAGTGGCATGTAGGGGCGGACGTAGTTCAGGATGCGCCGCACGAGGTGGGCGTCGAAGCCCTTCTGGTAGGCGTCGGTATCGGGGCGG
This genomic interval carries:
- a CDS encoding extracellular catalytic domain type 1 short-chain-length polyhydroxyalkanoate depolymerase is translated as MNRAALLSLPLLLAACAQAPSSPLSSPLHAQATGTTTTGSATGAGVTRNYTLYTPTAGAGAARPLVVMLHGCTQSPADFAAGTRMNDLADTQGFLVVYPEQPSSANQNKCWNWFDPAHQARGQGEPAAIKAVVDAVKGKVNVDAARVYVAGLSAGAAMSVIMGATYPDVFSGIGVASGLEFKAATSSSAAFTAMNSGGPNPDAQGTAAYAAMGTFKRTVRTIVFHGSSDYTVYPVNGDQVAAQWVQTNDLADDGQDNGSRSTAQVTTRSGTVSGGRAYSVKTFAGGVVEQWSVTGMGHAWSGGSTAGSYTDPKGPDASAELWRFFSAGTSGGGGTAPDTTAPVVSVSPAPGTYVGPLTVTLSLNEPGTVYATTDGSDPASSATRVTLAGGGSVTLVGSGTVRASAVDTAGNASAPQAYAYTLTAAPDTAVSFSSVAAQDGYVAANTPSATTGGYVVASGGIGVGDNADAPWKSVLSFDTSSLPDGATVTGATLTVRYSFAPNGNPWAGGATLGVDVRSGCLGATCALGTDDFAAAVTAAGVASFAAPAGTAAGTTLSAPLNASGLAAINRAGSTQLRLAFTGGTARSNGLSDYLTLGEGTQVTLNVTYR
- a CDS encoding ABC transporter ATP-binding protein, with the protein product MTRPDTDAYQKGFDAHLVRRILNYVRPYMPLVIGGVLLALLISLASPLFALIQRHAIDAYLSPLAQGQATSRDALLSGLTTTALAYMGLKVVEFALQYGFVLTIGYLGQNVLRDIRADVFGKLQRLHLAYFDQNPVGRLITRVTSDVDAINQFITGGLVSLIQSTFIIVVYVVIMLSVNWRLALISFTVLPVLFLATRFFQTRLRDSFRVTRTQQAIVNSKLNENITGMLTVQLFGRQKRSALDFNLSNRALLSANENSVKWFSLFMPVVAVLGQVAVALILYFAARQILGVDGVVAGAITVGTLFAFVQLSQQLFQPIQDLADVFNNLQAAMASSERIFGVLDTEEAIQDKPGAQTLPDFQGRVTFDQVWFAYDQDVSESTADTDDRWILRGIDLDIQPGESVALVGATGAGKTSVTALVSRFYDVQRGAVKVDGLNVRDLQQHDLRKHVGVVLQDVFLFAGTIESNLTLNNPEIPHERVVEACRYVGVHDYILSLEHGYQTEVRERGATLSTGQKQLLAFARALIQNPDILLVLDEATANVDTETELRIQAALERVMRGRTSIIIAHRLSTIEHCDRIVVMRKGRIVEQGSHRQLLDKGGYYARLHRLQYAQGDAAD